Proteins co-encoded in one Nitrospira sp. genomic window:
- a CDS encoding M67 family metallopeptidase, translating to MADLIIPQPILDDMVAHAKELAPYECCGLLAGTGNTVTKIYRIKNVVALEGAQQLASFDPAKVAHLARLSPAERAEIAFVMDAQDLALAQKDMRRSGHTLQVVYHSHPHDPARPSVTDIKIATDYEDYWGKINLPVPAYLLVSLMHQTPDIRAYWITGGVVSPAQIAAE from the coding sequence GTGGCTGATCTGATCATTCCCCAGCCCATTCTCGATGACATGGTCGCCCATGCGAAGGAGCTCGCGCCCTACGAGTGCTGCGGATTGCTCGCAGGGACAGGAAACACCGTCACCAAGATCTATCGCATCAAGAATGTCGTCGCCCTGGAGGGTGCCCAACAACTTGCCTCATTCGATCCGGCAAAAGTCGCACATCTGGCGCGCCTCAGCCCGGCTGAACGGGCCGAGATCGCCTTTGTGATGGATGCTCAGGACCTGGCCCTCGCGCAAAAAGATATGCGACGTAGCGGCCACACCCTCCAAGTCGTCTACCATTCGCATCCGCACGATCCGGCCCGCCCTTCGGTCACCGACATCAAGATCGCCACCGACTACGAAGATTATTGGGGCAAGATCAATCTCCCCGTCCCTGCCTATCTTCTCGTCTCCCTGATGCACCAGACACCCGACATCCGCGCCTACTGGATCACAGGCGGCGTGGTGTCTCCTGCTCAGATCGCCGCAGAGTAG
- the moeB gene encoding molybdopterin-synthase adenylyltransferase MoeB, whose product MELTELQIQRYSRHIILNEVGGKGQKKLSQAKVLLIGAGGLGSPAGLYLAAAGIGTIGLVDGDVVDLSNLQRQIMHSTATVGMPKVESGKKTLTAINPEITVNAYHQLVDADNILPLISQYDIVLDGSDNFSTRFLVNDACFFAKKTLISASMFRFEGQLTTIKPHAGYPCYRCLYPEPPPAGLVPNCQEAGVLGVLAGTMGILQASEAIKEVLGIGDTIADKLVIYDALEMKFRKVSRPKDPACPLCGPNPKIKDLGMDYAVSCTI is encoded by the coding sequence ATGGAACTTACAGAACTTCAGATCCAACGTTATAGCCGTCACATCATCTTGAATGAAGTGGGTGGCAAAGGGCAAAAGAAGCTCTCTCAAGCGAAAGTCTTGCTGATTGGAGCCGGGGGGCTGGGATCACCGGCCGGGCTGTACCTGGCCGCTGCGGGCATCGGGACGATCGGATTGGTCGATGGCGATGTCGTCGACCTCTCCAATCTCCAGCGACAGATCATGCACTCGACTGCCACGGTCGGGATGCCCAAGGTCGAGTCCGGCAAAAAGACGCTGACGGCGATCAACCCTGAGATCACGGTCAACGCCTATCACCAGTTGGTCGACGCCGACAATATTCTTCCGCTCATCTCGCAATACGATATCGTCCTGGATGGCTCGGATAATTTCTCGACCCGGTTCCTGGTGAACGACGCCTGCTTCTTCGCCAAGAAGACGTTGATCTCGGCCAGCATGTTCCGATTTGAAGGCCAACTCACGACCATCAAGCCGCACGCAGGCTACCCCTGCTATCGCTGCCTCTATCCTGAGCCACCCCCTGCCGGGCTGGTTCCCAACTGCCAAGAAGCCGGAGTGCTCGGCGTACTCGCCGGCACAATGGGGATTCTGCAGGCCTCAGAAGCCATCAAGGAAGTCCTGGGTATCGGCGACACCATCGCCGACAAACTCGTGATCTACGACGCGCTCGAAATGAAGTTCCGTAAGGTCAGCCGTCCGAAAGATCCGGCCTGCCCTCTCTGTGGACCCAATCCGAAGATCAAGGATCTCGGGATGGATTATGCTGTCAGCTGCACCATCTAG